The DNA segment TTCTTGCCGTGATCGAGAGAGTATCGTCCGAGACCTAGCAAAGCTCCTGCGAGTAATGGCTGCTCCTTGAGTGCCTCGCGATAGGCTCGCGCTGCACCCTCGTAGTCATTGAGCTCGTATAGTACGTCGCCTTCAACACTGTTGTAGTAGGGTCTCGAGGCAGCGGCGATTTGCTTTTTTGCGGTAGAAACCGTCACCAATGCCTCTTTTGGTCGTTTCAATTTCAACAAGGTTCGCGCTGCGATAATACCGCTTTGATCATCATCCGGGGCAATTTTCTGTAACTCTCTAGCGATAGTGAGAGCCTCGCTGTAGTATCGAATTTTGAAATAGCTCCATGCCAGAGGCTTGAGTGCTCGGATGTCTCCCTCGCGTATTTTCAACGCCTTCTTGTACCGAAAAATAGCTTCAGCATACTTATCCTGTGCACGGTAACCTTCACCGAGGTAGTAATTTGCGTCAAAGTCCTTCTCAAACTTGGTCATAGCTTTTTCAAGGTGGCGAACGGCTCCCTTGTAATCTCCCATCTTGACTGAAACCATGCCCAAATTACGGTGAGCTGTCAGATTCTCGGGATTTTGACCCAGTGCCCTTTTGTAGGCGTCAGCTGCCTCCCGGAGAAGACCTTCACGTGCGTACTGGTTGCCTTGAGCCACGTAGCTCACACGCTCCGGCGTTACACAGCCGGTCAAAAATGAAGACGCAACAATTACTGCTTTGACGAATAGTCTAGTGAGCGATCCATCAAGGGCAATGGGCATAAAGGGAAAGCTCCCACGTTACCTTTAGTTGGGAATAGATAGACGTGAGTATATTGTACCGTACTTTTCGGCTTTAAACTCGGCCTTGGGCTAGACAACATCATTCAGCGATATAGTACTCTTCAAATAGCGACCAGCAGCGCCCATTTCTTGAGTAAAACGAAAGCATGATAGCTTTCGTGGTCCATTCTTTGTAGTTAGCCGTCTTGTAGCTATAGTAGCGAAGGTCTAAATTTCCCGCCTTACCCGTCACTAACCCGTCAGGAACAGGCATAAAGTCATCCAGGTAGTAACATTCATTTGGTGAATTGCGCAGAAATGGCAAAAAGGTTGGGTCGACCCCTCCAGTAGATACCATTGCTCTGCATGAAATCGTACTGCCGGCGACCAAGCCAACCAACAAAAACGATTTAGCAATTAATGGTTTCATTTTACGCCTCACCTAGTGAAGGTTAAACTTCACATACAGGTGATTCGGCATGCCGATTGGAAACTTTAGCAAAAAAATTTAGTTGAGGCGCCATTTAGTGAAACTAATATATCTATTTTCAGCGCTTTACATCTGTGGGTGCCAGTCCTTACAAACCACAAAAACCAAGTCGAACTGGTACCAATTGCAACAAGTCTCAAAGTCGGATTGCTTCTCATGGCCGTTAAGAGAGGGGGACCTACGCATCGATCACGTAATTCCCGTCAAAGGTAGCAAATCAGGCCTTCTAGTCAGTGGACTGCGTCGTAACAGCAGTCCATTTGCTTACTTTGCACCCTTTCAGACTGATAAACCTGAGCCGGAAGATTTTGAGTCGTTTCAATTGACTCAAGGGGAGCAACTGATTGGAGCTCATAGTGGGCAGGGGCAACTCATCATCGCCTCTGCCATCAATGGGGACAGCGGTTCAAAGCTCGTTCTTCAAAGTTTGACAGCCAAACGCGTTCTGCTAGAACACAACTTTTCCTCGCAAGAAATATTGGATGGAGAACTGATATCCAGCCGCAATGGATTTTGGCTTTTACTCAAAACCTCGAATCATCGATCCAATGCTGTTTTCGTCGCGCTCAATAACGGACGCTATACCGTGCACCCAATTTCCAGCCAGAGCTGGCCTAACCACCCCACGCTCATACCCAGTGGCGCTGAGGCAACTGCCTTAGTCGTTTGGCTCGACGACGACTCGCCCCCCAAAATTCACACCCAAGCTCTCCGCGAGTCTGGCAGCGTTATGCCCGAATCAATATTACGCAATGGAATCAGAGACCTGGAGGTATACGCGGCAACTGCTAGAGATCAACGGCTCTACATTGGTTTAGTCGAAGGTGACACCATGGTCGGAGAGGCCCACTTGAGGGTGAATGTTTTTCGACTTGCAGACACTGGATTCACCCTCGAAAAGTCGGTTAAATTTGCACTCAACGATGTCCACACCTCTGCGCCCCTTTTTCTCGATGCTAGCGGTGGTTTAGAGCTGGTTCTTTTGAATTGGATTGACGAGGAAAGTACTATTGCGCGATACCAAATCGGGTCGCTACTCGGGTCTAAACCACGTTTTTCTGGCGTTTTTTCCACAGGTATGCGCATCATGGGGCACTTGGCGTCTCCAACTGAGGGCGACTTTGTTGTGACACGTCATCGTTCCGGACCACAGTGGACCTTTCAACAATGTCGCATCTAAAAAGAGACTTTCGTTGACTACAATCACACAAGTTCGTTCATCAAGCATACTGTCTACGTTTAAACTGTTCGCCTCGGACATAAAAATTATACACAGTATTTTTGCCATGCCCTTTGCAGCTGCTGCGTTTTTTTTGGGCAACCTACCATGGCCGACTCCAAGGCAGATTATGCTTCTTTTATTTTGCATGGTTACGGCTCGCAGCACTGCGATGGGAATGAATCGTTACCTTGATCGGCACATCGATCACGAGAATCCCAGAACCAGGAATCGCAAGATTCCCAGCGGTGAATTGAGTGCCAGTGCGGGTCTAGGCTGGTCACTTGTATCGGCTGCCATTTTTATCGGGTGCGCCGCAAGCCTCAGCCCTCTGGCCGGCTACTGTGCGATACCGTTATTGGTGATTCTGAGTTTTTACTCACTCATGAAGCGAGTGAGTATGCTTACACACTGGTATCTCGGGATATGCTTGGGACTCGCCCCAGTAGCGGTCTCAATTGCTATGATTGGCACCGCGCATGGGGCGGTGCTCCTCGTTGGTGCGTCAGTATGCCTGTGGACCGCAGGGTTTGACATAATCTATGCCCTACAAGATCAGGGCTTTGACCGAGCAAGGGGGCTACACAGTATCCCGTCCCGATACACCCCAGCGGTATCGATAGACATCAGCCGCATTTGCTTTTTATCAATGATTGTTTTGCTTTCAGGCGCAGGGTTACTCTCAGACCGTGGGCAGATTTACTACCTTGGCGTGGCAGCTATTGCTGTTCTGCTAGCTTACGA comes from the Deltaproteobacteria bacterium genome and includes:
- a CDS encoding 4-hydroxybenzoate octaprenyltransferase; protein product: MVPDHSGPFNNVASKKRLSLTTITQVRSSSILSTFKLFASDIKIIHSIFAMPFAAAAFFLGNLPWPTPRQIMLLLFCMVTARSTAMGMNRYLDRHIDHENPRTRNRKIPSGELSASAGLGWSLVSAAIFIGCAASLSPLAGYCAIPLLVILSFYSLMKRVSMLTHWYLGICLGLAPVAVSIAMIGTAHGAVLLVGASVCLWTAGFDIIYALQDQGFDRARGLHSIPSRYTPAVSIDISRICFLSMIVLLSGAGLLSDRGQIYYLGVAAIAVLLAYEHFLIRDAKLTGHSNNLNLAFFNMNAYISVIYFAFTVLDAVVR
- a CDS encoding tetratricopeptide repeat protein, with the protein product MPIALDGSLTRLFVKAVIVASSFLTGCVTPERVSYVAQGNQYAREGLLREAADAYKRALGQNPENLTAHRNLGMVSVKMGDYKGAVRHLEKAMTKFEKDFDANYYLGEGYRAQDKYAEAIFRYKKALKIREGDIRALKPLAWSYFKIRYYSEALTIARELQKIAPDDDQSGIIAARTLLKLKRPKEALVTVSTAKKQIAAASRPYYNSVEGDVLYELNDYEGAARAYREALKEQPLLAGALLGLGRYSLDHGKNQQAITYLERAVRLRPRLTEGHYLLGKTYENIDREKSLKYYKYFRRQAAADPEFIARLNEVKQRVSTLQGKAKTMPR